A DNA window from Heptranchias perlo isolate sHepPer1 unplaced genomic scaffold, sHepPer1.hap1 HAP1_SCAFFOLD_439, whole genome shotgun sequence contains the following coding sequences:
- the LOC137312825 gene encoding zinc finger protein 229-like, translated as MEKQWKCGDCGKGFNYPSELDTHRRRHTGERPFTCSMCGKGFTQSSGLLTHQRVHTDERPFKCSDCEKRFKCKRNLLEHQRTHTGERPFTCSVCGKGFTQLSNLLTHQRVHTDERPFKCSDCEKSFKSKIELLKHQRTHTGERPFTCSVCGKGFTRSSHFLSHQRVHTGKRPFTCSVCGKGFGHSSTLLTHQRVHNGERPFSCSMCGKGFTQSSNLLTHQRVHTDERPFKCSDCEKSFKSKIELLKHQRTHTGERPFTCSVCGKGFTQSSHFRSHQRVHTGERPFTCSVCGKGFAHSSNLLKHQRVHTGERPFTCSVCGKGFAHSSALLTHQRLHTDERPFKCSDCEKRYKSKFNLLTHQRTHTGEGPFTCSVCGKGFTWSSTLLKHHRVHTE; from the coding sequence atggagaaacagtggaaatgtggggactgtgggaagggattcaattacccttcagagctggatactcatcgacgccgtcacactggggagaggccgttcacctgctccatgtgtgggaagggattcactcagtcatccggcctcctgacacaccagcgagttcacactgatgagagaccttttaaatgttctgactgtgagaagaggtttaaatgcaaaaggaatctgctggaacaccaacgcactcacactggggagaggccgttcacctgctccgtgtgtgggaagggattcactcagttatccaacctgctgacacaccagcgagttcacactgatgagagaccttttaaatgttctgactgtgagaagagctttaaaagcaaaattgaactgctgaaacaccaacgcactcacactggggagaggccgttcacctgctccgtgtgtgggaagggattcactcggtcatcacactttctgtcacaccagcgagttcacactgggaagaggccgttcacttgctcagtgtgtgggaagggattcggtcattcatccaccttgctgacacaccagcgagttcacaatggggagaggccgttctcctgctccatgtgtgggaagggattcactcagtcatccaacctgctgacacaccagcgagttcacactgatgagagaccttttaaatgttctgactgtgagaagagctttaaaagcaaaattgaactgctgaaacaccaacgcactcacactggggagaggccgttcacctgctccgtgtgtgggaagggattcactcagtcatcacactttcggtcacaccagcgagttcacactggggagaggccgttcacctgctccgtgtgtgggaagggattcgctcattcatcgaacctgctgaaacaccagcgagttcacactggggagaggccgttcacctgctccgtgtgtgggaagggattcgctcattcatcggccctgctgacacaccagcgacttcacactgatgagagaccttttaaatgttctgactgtgagaagaggtataaaagcaaatttaatctgctgacacaccaacgcacccacactggggaggggccgttcacctgctcagtgtgtgggaagggattcacttggtcatccaccctgctgaaacaccaccgagttcacactgagtga